The following proteins come from a genomic window of Rhodohalobacter sp. 614A:
- the ahcY gene encoding adenosylhomocysteinase encodes MEQQVEKLPYKVKDIGLAKFGRQEISLAEAEMPGLMATREEFGKSKPLKGARIAGCLHMTIQTAVLIETLVELGAEVQWSSCNIYSTQDHAAAAIAKAGVPVYAWKGMTEEEYEWCIEQTLFFPDGKPLNMILDDGGDLTNVVLDNYPELAEGIRGISEETTTGVLRLYDRVKKGTLTIPAINVNDSVTKSKFDNKYGCRESCADAIRRATDVMMAGKVAVVAGYGDVGKGSAASLRGAGARVIVTEIDPICALQAAMDGYEVKRMADAAKEGDIFVTATGNKDILTEEHFKLMKDKAIVGNIGHFDNEIDVKWLKDNAEEENIKPQVDLFRFEDGKELILLSQGRLMNLGNATGHPSFVMSNSFTNQTLAQIALWNEEFEVDVHVLPKHLDEKVARLHLQKIGVELEELSKEQSDYIGVPKQGPYKPDHYRY; translated from the coding sequence ATGGAACAACAAGTAGAAAAATTACCCTACAAAGTTAAAGATATTGGTCTTGCCAAATTTGGCCGGCAGGAAATTTCACTTGCCGAAGCAGAAATGCCCGGATTGATGGCAACCCGCGAAGAATTTGGTAAATCAAAACCCCTGAAAGGCGCACGTATTGCCGGTTGCCTTCACATGACTATTCAGACGGCTGTTTTAATCGAAACACTGGTTGAACTCGGTGCGGAAGTCCAGTGGTCATCATGCAACATTTATTCCACTCAGGATCACGCCGCTGCAGCGATTGCAAAAGCCGGCGTACCTGTTTATGCATGGAAGGGAATGACCGAAGAAGAATATGAGTGGTGTATTGAACAGACACTTTTCTTCCCGGACGGAAAACCTTTAAATATGATTTTGGATGACGGCGGTGATCTCACCAATGTGGTGCTGGATAACTATCCTGAATTGGCCGAAGGAATTCGCGGTATTTCTGAAGAGACAACTACCGGCGTGCTTCGGCTCTACGATCGCGTGAAAAAAGGAACGCTTACCATTCCGGCGATCAATGTGAATGATTCTGTAACCAAGTCTAAATTTGATAACAAATATGGTTGCCGTGAATCCTGTGCCGATGCTATTCGTCGTGCTACAGATGTAATGATGGCCGGAAAAGTTGCCGTTGTAGCCGGTTACGGTGATGTTGGAAAAGGTTCTGCCGCTTCATTGAGAGGAGCCGGTGCCCGCGTAATCGTAACTGAGATTGACCCGATTTGTGCGCTTCAGGCTGCAATGGATGGATACGAAGTAAAACGAATGGCCGATGCCGCAAAAGAGGGCGATATTTTTGTAACCGCCACCGGTAACAAAGACATCCTGACTGAAGAGCATTTCAAACTGATGAAAGACAAAGCGATTGTTGGGAATATTGGTCACTTTGATAATGAGATTGATGTAAAATGGCTGAAAGACAATGCTGAAGAAGAGAATATCAAACCCCAGGTAGACCTGTTTCGGTTTGAAGACGGTAAAGAACTGATTCTTCTTTCGCAAGGACGACTCATGAATCTTGGAAATGCAACAGGCCATCCAAGCTTTGTAATGAGTAACAGTTTCACCAATCAAACTCTTGCACAGATTGCTCTTTGGAATGAGGAGTTTGAAGTGGACGTACATGTTCTTCCTAAACATCTCGATGAGAAAGTTGCACGTCTTCACCTTCAAAAAATCGGTGTGGAGTTAGAAGAACTTTCAAAAGAACAATCTGATTACATCGGGGTTCCAAAACAAGGGCCTTATAAACCAGATCATTACAGATACTAA
- a CDS encoding YceI family protein, with protein MAADTLTKWTIDTAHSEINFKVKHLVISTVTGKFKTFVASVETDNENFEDAKITFEADVNSIDTNSSDRDAHLKSDDFFNAEEHPKLTFESTSFKHIGEGEYKLIGNLTIRGNTKPVELDAVYGGTVTDPYGNVKAGFEVTGKINRKEFGLKWNGVTEAGNLVVSDEVKLDLNVQFTRGE; from the coding sequence ATGGCAGCTGACACTTTAACTAAATGGACAATTGATACGGCTCACTCCGAAATCAACTTTAAAGTAAAACACCTTGTGATTTCTACTGTGACTGGGAAATTCAAAACTTTTGTTGCATCTGTTGAAACAGACAACGAAAATTTTGAAGATGCGAAGATAACCTTCGAAGCGGATGTAAACAGTATTGATACCAATAGCTCAGACCGTGACGCACACCTGAAATCTGATGACTTCTTCAATGCAGAAGAGCATCCAAAACTTACATTTGAATCCACTTCTTTCAAGCACATTGGTGAAGGTGAATACAAACTTATTGGAAATCTGACGATTCGCGGAAACACAAAACCCGTTGAATTGGATGCCGTTTATGGCGGAACCGTAACAGATCCCTACGGAAATGTAAAAGCTGGATTTGAAGTAACCGGAAAAATTAATCGAAAAGAGTTTGGCTTAAAATGGAATGGCGTAACGGAGGCCGGAAATCTCGTGGTTTCTGATGAAGTAAAACTGGATCTGAATGTTCAGTTTACCCGAGGTGAATAA
- a CDS encoding 3-keto-disaccharide hydrolase has protein sequence MKSLPNLTNIIISFFTAGLLIFVFALTSTSSIETQPSQNEWTSLFNGDDLSGWIVPEGDGGHWKVVDGVIDYDAMSEAEDDKALWSEKEYQDFVLKVDWRIKETPYINPNVPIIMPDGSHKLDQNGETIRMAVPDSDSGIYVRGTSKAQINIWNWPIGSGEVYGYRTDSSLSQEVRAGVTPTMNADHNIGEWNSFVITVEDEYLTVELNGHVVLDKAHLPGVPESGKIALQHHGSKDANGEWNSPPSLVQFKNISIKEL, from the coding sequence ATGAAATCTCTGCCTAACCTAACCAACATTATTATATCTTTTTTCACTGCCGGTCTTCTCATTTTCGTTTTTGCTCTCACTTCAACTTCTTCCATTGAAACTCAGCCTTCGCAAAACGAATGGACCTCTCTCTTCAATGGAGATGATCTGTCCGGATGGATTGTTCCTGAAGGTGACGGTGGCCACTGGAAGGTTGTTGACGGGGTGATAGATTACGATGCCATGAGTGAAGCTGAAGATGATAAAGCACTTTGGTCGGAAAAAGAGTACCAGGATTTTGTGCTTAAAGTTGACTGGCGGATCAAAGAAACACCTTACATTAATCCCAATGTGCCGATTATTATGCCGGATGGATCTCACAAACTCGACCAAAATGGCGAAACAATCCGCATGGCTGTACCTGATTCCGACTCAGGAATTTATGTTCGGGGAACATCAAAAGCTCAAATTAATATCTGGAACTGGCCCATTGGCTCCGGCGAAGTGTATGGCTACCGAACCGATTCCTCCCTATCGCAGGAAGTTCGTGCGGGCGTGACCCCCACTATGAATGCTGATCATAATATTGGCGAATGGAATAGTTTTGTGATTACGGTTGAAGACGAATACCTGACCGTTGAATTAAATGGCCACGTCGTTTTGGATAAGGCTCATCTCCCTGGAGTTCCCGAATCCGGGAAAATTGCGCTGCAACACCACGGCAGTAAAGATGCCAATGGCGAATGGAACAGTCCGCCGTCTTTGGTGCAGTTCAAAAATATCTCTATTAAAGAACTATAA